From a region of the Panicum virgatum strain AP13 chromosome 2K, P.virgatum_v5, whole genome shotgun sequence genome:
- the LOC120678919 gene encoding alpha,alpha-trehalose-phosphate synthase [UDP-forming] 6-like produces MVSRSYSNLLELASGGGGGGGGEPLPSLGRRRVPRVVTASGIVPGLDASDDDDDAASAASDHSSHAPRERVIIVANQLPVRAALRPGAGAGGGAGWDFEWDEDSLLLQVRDSLRAHHGRGDVDFVYVGGLRDDVPPADHDHVAHLLLEGFRCVPTFLPADLRSRFYHGFCKQQLWPLFHYMLPLSPELGGRFDRLLWQAYVSVNKIFADKILEVISPDEDFVWVHDYHLMVLPTFLRKRFNRVKLGFFLHSPFPSSEIYKTLPVREELLRSLLNADLIGFHTFDYARHFLSCCSRMLGLKYESQRGYIALEYYGRTVTIKILPVGVHLEQLQSVLNLPETGVKVAELLKQFNHRSRLLLLGVDDMDIFKGISLKLLAFEQLLIQHPEWRGRVVLVQIANPARGKGKDVKEVQEESDAMVKRINDAFGQPDYQPVILIDKPLQFYERMAYYVVAECCLVTAVRDGMNLIPYEYIIARQGNEMIDRVLGLGPSSRKKSMLVVSEFIGCSPSLSGAIRVNPWNIDSVADAMDSALEMPEGEKVLRHEKHHRYVSTHDVGYWANSFLQDLDRICLDHNRRRCWGIGFGLKFRVVALDPNFKKLAVEHLVSAYRRTTKRVILLDYDGTLMPQTSFGKSPTSKTIDMLNSLCRDKNNMVFLVSTKSRATLSEWFSPCENLGLAAEHGYFLRLRRDAEWEECITVIDRSWKQIAQPVMKTYTETTDGSTIEEKETAIVWSYEDADPDFGSCQAKELHDHLESVLSNEPVSVKAGLNHVEVKPQGVSKGLVAKRILSTMQERGDLPDFILCVGDDRSDEDMFEVITAAVARGPASLHPEAEVFACTVGRKPSKAKYYLDDPADIVRLVQGLANVSDDQASLHGSSSGATLPDDEAATATIRR; encoded by the exons ATGGTGTCGAGATCCTACTCCAACCTCCTGGAGCTCGCctccgggggcggcggcggcggcggcggggagccgctgccgtcgctgggGCGCCGCCGGGTGCCGCGCGTCGTCACGGCGTCCGGCATTGTGCCGGGCCTCGacgcctccgacgacgacgacgacgccgcgtCCGCGGCCTCCGACCACTCCTCTCACGCGCCGCGGGAGCGCGTCATCATCGTCGCCAACCAGCTCCCCGTGCGCGCCGCGCTGCgcccgggcgccggcgccggcggcggcgccgggtggGACTTCGAGTGGGACGAGGACAGCCTCCTGCTGCAGGTCAGGGACAGCCTCCGCGCGCACCACGGCCGCGGGGACGTCGACTTCGTCTACGTCGGCGGCCTCCGCGACGACGTGCCCCCCGCCGACCACGACCACGTCGCGCACCTCCTCCTCGAGGGCTTCCGCTGCGTGCCAACCTTCCTGCCCGCCGACCTCCGCTCCAGGTTCTACCACGGCTTCTGCAAGCAGCAGCTCTGGCCACTGTTCCATTACATGCTGCCGCTGTCGCCGGAGCTCGGCGGCCGCTTCGACCGCCTGCTCTGGCAGGCCTACGTCTCCGTCAACAAGATCTTCGCCGACAAGATCCTCGAGGTCATCAGCCCCGACGAGGACTTCGTGTGGGTGCACGATTACCACCTCATGGTGCTGCCCACATTCCTGCGCAAGCGCTTCAACCGGGTCAAGCTCGGCTTCTTCCTGCACAGCCCCTTCCCCTCGTCGGAGATCTACAAGACTCTGCCCGTGCGTGAGGAGCTGCTCCGGTCGCTGCTCAACGCCGATCTCATTGGGTTCCACACCTTTGATTACGCCAGGCACTTCTTGTCGTGCTGCAGCAGGATGCTCGGGCTCAAGTACGAGTCGCAGAGGGGCTACATTGCACTCGAGTACTATGGACGAACTGTCACAATCAAGATCTTGCCAGTGGGGGTTCACTTGGAGCAGTTACAGTCGGTTCTTAATCTCCCAGAGACTGGAGTCAAGGTGGCTGAGCTTCTGAAGCAGTTCAATCATCGGAGCCGGTTGCTGTTGCTTGGTGTTGACGATATGGATATCTTCAAGGGAATTAGCTTGAAGCTTTTGGCGTTTGAGCAGCTGCTGATACAGCATCCAGAGTGGCGGGGAAGGGTGGTACTGGTTCAGATTGCCAATCCAGCGAGGGGGAAGGGAAAGGATGTGAAAGAAGTACAGGAAGAGAGCGATGCAATGGTAAAGCGCATCAATGATGCATTTGGGCAGCCGGATTACCAGCCTGTTATACTGATCGATAAGCCACTGCAATTCTATGAGAGGATGGCATACTATGTTGTTGCCGAGTGCTGCTTGGTTACTGCAGTGAGGGATGGCATGAATCTTATCCCGTATGAGTACATTATTGCTCGACAAGGGAATGAGATGATCGACAGGGTCCTAGGCCTTGGCCCGTCTTCAAGGAAGAAGAGCATGCTTGTTGTCTCAGAGTTCATTGGCTGCTCACCCTCCCTAAGCGGCGCGATCCGGGTGAACCCTTGGAACATTGATTCAGTGGCTGATGCGATGGACTCTGCATTGGAGATGCCTGAAGGGGAGAAGGTCTTGAGACACGAGAAGCATCATAGATATGTGAGCACGCACGATGTTGGGTATTGGGCGAACAGCTTCCTGCAAGATCTTGACAGGATTTGCCTCGACCACAACAGGAGGCGTTGCTGGGGCATAGGATTCGGGCTAAAGTTCAGGGTTGTAGCCCTTGACCCAAACTTCAAGAAGCTTGCAGTTGAGCACTTGGTCTCAGCCTACCGGAGGACAACAAAGCGCGTCATTCTCTTGGACTATGATGGGACCCTGATGCCGCAGACTTCGTTTGGTAAGAGTCCTACCTCAAAGACGATAGACATGTTGAACAGCCTTTGCCGTGACAAGAACAACATGGTCTTCCTTGTGAGCACAAAGAGTCGGGCAACTTTAAGCGAGTGGTTCTCACCATGTGAGAACTTGGGACTAGCAGCTGAACATGGCTACTTTCTCAG GCTGAGAAGAGATGCAGAATGGGAGGAGTGTATCACGGTGATAGACCGCAGCTGGAAGCAAATTGCACAGCCTGTGATGAAGACCTACACAGAGACGACGGACGGGTCAACAATTGAGGAGAAGGAGACTGCAATTGTTTGGAGCTATGAGGATGCTGATCCAGATTTCGGCTCTTGCCAGGCCAAGGAGCTCCACGACCATCTGGAGAGTGTCCTCTCAAACGAGCCCGTCTCGGTGAAAGCTGGCCTGAACCATGTCGAGGTGAAGCCACAG GGCGTGAGCAAGGGCCTGGTGGCGAAGCGGATCCTGTCGACGATGCAGGAGCGCGGCGACCTGCCGGACTTCATCCTGTGCGTAGGCGACGACCGGTCCGACGAGGACATGTTCGAGGTGATcaccgcggcggtggcgcggggccCCGCCTCCCTGCACCCGGAGGCGGAGGTGTTCGCGTGCACGGTGGGGCGCAAGCCCAGCAAGGCCAAGTACTACCTGGACGACCCCGCGGACATCGTGCGCCTCGTCCAGGGCCTCGCCAACGTCTCCGACGACCAGGCCTCGTtgcacggcagcagcagcggcgccacCCTGCCCGATGACGAAgcggccaccgccaccatccggaGGTGA
- the LOC120678926 gene encoding protein trichome birefringence-like 14: protein MKGGCLHRLLVSKLCFGLVLLLTVPIIVLLLEGAPVLTIFSATPEQLKVLSHGIIQQQEQEHLGDDGATLAGLPGPASRSHTHKSRDKVNKDCNYAKGKWVADEKRPLYSGNECKQWLSKMWACRMMRRAHFSYENYRWQPHGCEMPEFTGPNFLKRMKNRTLAFVGDSLGRQQFQSMMCIATGGKYSPEVEDVGWKYGLVKAPGALRPDGWAYQFPATNTTVLFYWSATLSELEPLNTEPAVTSYALHLDRPVTFLKKYLYSFDVLVLNTGHHWNRGKFNGNHWQLYADGKPVGNGSRLADLNRAKNLTLHSIARWMDSELSRHPQMKVLLRTISPRHFVNGDWNTGGTCGNNIPLSNGSEVLQDHSIDIAAESAVKGTRVKLLDITAISKLRDEGHISNSSFKKASTGFNDCLHWCLPGIPDMWNELLFAQI, encoded by the exons ATGAAAGGCGGCTGTCTGCATAGGCTCCTCGTCAGCAAGCTATgcttcggcctggtgcttctCCTCACTGTGCCGATCATTGTTTTGTTACTGGAAGGAGCCCCAGTCCTCACAATCTTCAGCGCAACACCAGAGCAATTAAAAGTTCTCTCTCATG GCATCatacagcagcaggagcaggaacATCTTGGAGATGATGGAGCAACTCTAGCGGGATTGCCAGGTCCAGCTTCCAGGAGCCACACGCACAAAAGTAGGGACAAAGTGAACAAAG ATTGTAACTATGCAAAGGGGAAGTGGGTAGCAGATGAGAAGCGGCCACTGTATTCTGGTAATGAGTGTAAGCAATGGCTGTCGAAAATGTGGGCTTGTCGAATGATGCGGCGTGCACATTTCTCCTATGAGAATTATCGGTGGCAGCCACATGGTTGTGAGATGCCTGAGTTTACAGGGCCTAATTTCTTAAAAAG GATGAAAAACCGAACTCTTGCTTTTGTTGGTGATTCACTTGGCAGACAGCAATTTCAGTCGATGATGTGTATAGCAACTGGCGGCAAATACAGTCCAGAGGTTGAAGATGTTGGTTGGAAATATGGCCTTGTCAAAGCCCCAGGTGCTTTAAGACCTGATGGGTGGGCTTATCAATTTCCAGCGACCAACACTACTGTTCTTTTCTACTGGTCTGCTACTCTCTCTGAGTTGGAACCTTTGAATACAGAACCTGCAGTGACCAGCTATGCATTGCATCTTGATCGGCCAGTTACATTTTTGAAGAAGTATCTTTACAGTTTTGATGTTCTAGTACTTAACACCGGCCATCACTGGAACAGAGGGAAATTCAACGGAAATCATTGGCAATTGTATGCTGATGGGAAGCCTGTAGGCAATGGTAGTAGGCTTGCAGATCTCAACCGCGCAAAAAACCTTACACTGCATAGCATTGCCAGATGGATGGATTCAGAACTTTCGCGGCATCCTCAGATGAAAGTTTTACTCAGGACAATTTCACCAAGGCACTTTGTAAATGGCGACTGGAACAcaggtggaacatgtggaaataACATTCCCTTATCTAATGGAAGTGAGGTCTTGCAGGATCATTCAATTGATATAGCTGCAGAAAGTGCTGTGAAGGGGACTCGGGTTAAGCTTTTGGATATCACTGCTATCTCAAAACTACGGGATGAGGGGCATATCTCAAACTCTAGTTTCAAAAAAGCTTCCACAGGATTCAATGACTGCTTGCACTGGTGCCTACCTGGTATACCAGATATGTGGAATGAGCTCCTCTTTGCACAGATATAG
- the LOC120678940 gene encoding centromere protein V-like, protein MASEEVVVHSGGCHCRRVRWQVEAAASVVAWICNCSDCSMRGNTHFIVPAAKFKLQAGAEEFITTYTFGTHTAKHTFCKVCGITSFYSPRSNPDGVAVTVACVDPGTLKHVEYRKFDGRNWEDFFKHSDISQFSKGKAEAAV, encoded by the coding sequence ATGGCCTCTGAGGAGGTCGTCGTCCACAGCGGCGGCTGCCACTGCCGGCGCGTGCGGTGGCAGGTCGAGGCCGCGGCGAGCGTGGTGGCGTGGATCTGCAACTGCTCCGACTGCTCGATGCGCGGGAACACCCATTTCATCGTCCCCGCCGCCAAGTTCAAGCTGCAGGCCGGCGCCGAGGAGTTCATCACCACCTACACCTTCGGCACGCACACGGCCAAGCACACCTTCTGCAAGGTCTGCGGCATCACCTCCTTCTACTCCCCGAGGTCCAACCCGGACGGCGTCGCCGTCACCGTGGCCTGCGTCGACCCCGGCACCCTGAAGCATGTCGAGTACAGGAAGTTCGATGGGAGGAACTGGGAGGATTTTTTCAAGCACAGCGACATTTCCCAGTTCTCCAAGgggaaggcggaggcggcggtgtaG
- the LOC120678971 gene encoding centromere protein V-like, with protein sequence MSAAAPDDVVHAGGCHCRRVRWRVEAPASVVAWVCNCSDCSMRGNPHFVVPAARFKLQPSAEEFITTYTFGTHTARHTFCKACGITSFYTPRSNPDGVAVTVACVDPGTLRHVEYREADGRNWEEWFERSRIAGFSKGDKAEAAGK encoded by the coding sequence atgagcgccgccgcccccgacgaCGTCGTGCACGCCGGCGGGTGCCACTGCCGGCGCGTGCGCTGGCGCGTCGAGGCCCCCGCGAGCGTCGTGGCGTGGGTCTGCAACTGCTCCGACTGCTCGATGCGCGGGAACCCCCACTTCGTCGTCCCGGCCGCCAGGTTCAAGCTGCAGCCCAGCGCCGAGGAGTTCATCACCACCTACACCTTCGGCACGCACACGGCCAGGCACACCTTCTGCAAGGCCTGCGGCATCACCTCCTTCTACACCCCGCGGTCCAACCCGGACGGCGTGGCCGTCACCGTGGCCTGCGTGGATCCCGGCACGCTGCGGCACGTCGAGTACCGGGAGGCCGACGGGAGGAACTGGGAGGAGTGGTTCGAGCGAAGCCGCATCGCCGGCTTCTCCAAGGGGGataaggcggaggcggcggggaagTAG